Proteins from a single region of Butyrivibrio fibrisolvens:
- a CDS encoding nitronate monooxygenase family protein, with protein MIKGLKIGDKSSKYPIIQGGMGVGVSLHRLAGTVSREGGIGVLSAADIGYLEPDFETNPKEANMRAIKTEIEKARKIAGPDKIIAANIMVAMTDYAGLVKEFVKQGIDLIISGAGLPLNLPEFIEGSKTKIAPIVSSLRCCQLIVKTWRRKYNYVPDMIVIEGPKAGGHLGFKREELFAEEGSKPELEKITSEVVSFVRELEKETGKEIPVIAAGGVWDGSDMNRFMQLGADGVQMATRFVATNECDASDAFKNAYVQATEEDVQIIDSPVGMPGRAIRNEFIKQKEEKKLAITKCYQCIKTCNVKDAPYCITKALINAVKGNLDEGLIFCGSNVGRIKEIVSVHDLIQELVTEYETLAVRTA; from the coding sequence ATGATCAAAGGACTTAAAATTGGAGATAAAAGTAGCAAGTATCCCATCATTCAGGGAGGCATGGGAGTAGGCGTATCCCTTCACAGACTTGCAGGGACAGTTAGTAGGGAAGGCGGAATCGGAGTATTATCAGCAGCTGATATAGGCTACCTTGAGCCTGACTTTGAGACAAATCCCAAAGAGGCCAATATGCGTGCTATTAAGACAGAGATAGAGAAGGCAAGGAAGATCGCAGGACCTGATAAGATAATCGCAGCCAATATCATGGTCGCTATGACAGACTATGCAGGGCTTGTCAAGGAATTTGTAAAGCAGGGAATCGATCTTATTATTTCAGGAGCGGGGCTTCCGCTTAATCTTCCTGAATTTATAGAGGGTAGCAAGACTAAGATTGCGCCTATAGTTTCATCTCTTCGCTGTTGCCAGCTTATAGTTAAGACATGGCGCAGGAAGTACAATTATGTTCCGGATATGATCGTGATCGAAGGTCCTAAGGCAGGCGGGCATCTTGGATTTAAGCGTGAAGAACTATTTGCAGAAGAAGGATCAAAACCGGAGCTTGAAAAGATCACATCCGAAGTGGTTTCTTTTGTCAGAGAGCTTGAGAAAGAGACTGGAAAAGAAATCCCTGTAATAGCAGCTGGCGGCGTCTGGGATGGAAGCGACATGAACAGATTTATGCAGCTTGGAGCTGATGGAGTTCAGATGGCAACACGCTTTGTGGCAACCAATGAGTGTGATGCTTCTGATGCTTTCAAGAACGCATACGTACAGGCTACGGAAGAAGACGTACAGATAATAGACAGCCCTGTTGGAATGCCCGGCCGCGCTATACGAAATGAGTTCATCAAGCAGAAAGAAGAGAAGAAGCTGGCGATCACTAAGTGTTATCAGTGCATAAAGACCTGCAACGTCAAGGACGCTCCTTATTGCATAACTAAGGCTCTTATAAATGCTGTAAAAGGTAATCTAGATGAAGGACTGATCTTTTGCGGAAGTAATGTTGGAAGGATAAAGGAAATCGTATCTGTACATGACCTGATACAGGAACTGGTGACAGAATATGAGACTTTGGCTGTAAGAACGGCTTAA
- a CDS encoding transglutaminase-like domain-containing protein, translated as MDGCILCGDLMTTMSENDLNTTVQAYLAGIVTADMTNYQKLLAVYNWIITNFEYGNYSDVFGYMDCYGYTRAFVYLSRGLGFPSYFVHGDVRTTSGDFTNHAWAIIKVSGTEYLFDPNIEDTIKRKSSSSTLQRFAVTYSSMNGRYVPCLSSCESDLWSRADNTGFITHITAAQAAARFASFVPSTTIESLDSASSNADVNALLTSPLNNSEFNAYIYYTRYPDLQQAIGPNAEMLYYHYINIGKNEGRTAI; from the coding sequence GTGGATGGTTGTATACTTTGTGGCGACCTGATGACAACTATGTCTGAGAATGACTTGAATACAACTGTGCAAGCATATCTCGCAGGTATAGTCACTGCTGATATGACGAACTATCAAAAACTCCTGGCTGTCTACAATTGGATCATTACAAATTTTGAATATGGAAATTATTCAGATGTATTTGGATATATGGATTGCTATGGATATACACGCGCATTTGTTTATCTTAGCAGGGGATTAGGTTTTCCGTCATACTTTGTCCACGGAGATGTCCGCACTACAAGCGGTGATTTCACAAATCACGCATGGGCAATTATTAAAGTAAGCGGAACTGAATATCTTTTTGATCCCAATATAGAGGATACAATTAAGCGAAAAAGCAGCTCTTCCACATTACAACGTTTTGCAGTTACATATTCATCTATGAATGGCAGATACGTGCCATGCCTGTCTTCCTGCGAATCAGATCTGTGGTCAAGAGCAGACAATACAGGTTTTATCACACATATCACTGCTGCTCAGGCAGCTGCAAGATTTGCATCATTCGTGCCATCTACAACAATTGAAAGCTTAGATTCTGCCTCTTCTAATGCAGATGTAAATGCACTTTTAACCTCTCCATTAAATAACAGTGAGTTTAATGCATACATTTATTACACCAGATATCCGGATCTTCAACAAGCTATCGGACCTAATGCAGAAATGTTATACTATCACTATATAAATATAGGCAAAAACGAAGGAAGAACTGCTATATAA
- a CDS encoding aldo/keto reductase, whose translation MIRIDGKDVDVSRIFYGTAAEPFMSGGDGNDLIEQMVNMGVTAIDTARVYGHAEESVGRWLKIGNNRQRVTLLTKGGHPDMLWRSRLREKEVRKDLKTSLDKLCTDYVDIYLLHRDDPEVPVGEIVELLNDLYNEGKIRSFGGSNWTHERIEEANRYASDHGLIPFAVSSPCFSMAVPTREPWPGCITIAGDDNEDARKWYIDNQMPVIAYSAMAAGFFSGRFKSEDYKGAKKVMSSDNYKTYVSEENMASLKVCEDIAKETGLSVSQVAFSWIYGQDMNVYAVVSTRSVERMKQNVDAMLKALGQK comes from the coding sequence ATGATCAGGATTGATGGGAAAGATGTAGATGTTTCAAGGATATTCTATGGAACAGCCGCCGAGCCTTTTATGTCAGGTGGTGATGGTAATGATCTTATCGAACAGATGGTAAACATGGGAGTTACTGCAATTGATACTGCCAGAGTTTATGGTCATGCAGAAGAATCTGTTGGAAGATGGCTTAAGATTGGCAATAACAGGCAGAGGGTAACTCTGCTTACCAAGGGCGGGCATCCGGACATGCTCTGGAGGAGCCGCCTTAGAGAAAAAGAGGTCAGGAAGGATCTTAAAACATCCCTTGATAAGCTATGTACAGATTATGTTGATATATACTTATTACATAGAGACGATCCGGAAGTTCCTGTAGGCGAAATCGTTGAACTTCTAAATGATCTTTATAATGAAGGTAAGATAAGGAGTTTTGGCGGATCCAACTGGACTCATGAGAGAATAGAAGAGGCCAACAGGTATGCAAGTGACCACGGCCTTATACCTTTTGCCGTATCAAGCCCATGCTTTAGTATGGCTGTTCCGACCAGGGAGCCTTGGCCGGGGTGCATCACTATTGCAGGTGATGACAATGAAGACGCAAGGAAGTGGTATATAGACAATCAGATGCCTGTCATAGCGTACTCTGCCATGGCAGCAGGCTTTTTTAGCGGCAGATTTAAAAGTGAAGATTATAAAGGGGCCAAAAAAGTCATGTCATCTGACAATTACAAGACCTATGTAAGCGAAGAGAACATGGCATCTCTTAAAGTCTGCGAAGATATTGCAAAAGAAACCGGCTTATCTGTATCACAAGTTGCCTTTTCCTGGATATACGGACAGGATATGAATGTGTATGCTGTTGTCAGCACAAGGAGCGTAGAGCGCATGAAGCAAAATGTGGATGCAATGTTAAAAGCTCTTGGACAAAAATGA
- a CDS encoding HD domain-containing protein — translation MLRIRYEAQETVKLVGAKIMASRQFQEADLQTHHHVTTVARHSFRVACICFCICHFLYVVFKIRTNWQLLIVCALLHDLGIIGRHFKYASNSECYTKHPVDSVDIADSLLGGLDDTARDIIGNHMWPVTPTRPRTIEGFIITVADKYSAMTDFIPMNHRQMLVEAAIL, via the coding sequence ATGTTGAGGATAAGATACGAAGCACAGGAAACAGTTAAGTTAGTCGGAGCCAAGATCATGGCATCCAGACAGTTTCAGGAAGCAGATCTCCAGACACATCATCACGTTACCACCGTTGCAAGACATAGCTTCAGAGTTGCATGCATATGCTTTTGCATATGTCATTTCCTTTATGTTGTCTTCAAGATAAGGACTAACTGGCAGCTTCTTATCGTATGCGCCCTCTTGCATGACCTTGGCATTATAGGCAGACACTTCAAGTATGCAAGTAACTCTGAGTGTTATACGAAACATCCTGTAGATTCAGTTGATATAGCAGATAGTCTTCTTGGTGGACTTGATGATACCGCAAGAGATATCATAGGCAATCACATGTGGCCTGTGACTCCCACACGTCCTCGTACTATTGAGGGATTTATAATAACTGTAGCTGATAAGTACAGCGCAATGACAGATTTCATTCCTATGAATCATAGGCAGATGCTTGTAGAAGCTGCTATTTTATGA
- a CDS encoding ABC transporter permease produces the protein MILENIKLSLSALYANKLRTCLTMLGIVIGIASMIAIMTVSDAMNKSTMNSMGDMGANVVSVFLTQKADENGEYDENVRAMKDKDYVSSQMLEGIRKTFGSSISGISISAEVGSVKVTDKKNYANITLIGSNATGIKKNNLTMLAGRSFVSKDYEDGKKVILVSDKYVQNMFSGDNEGALGQNVEVVINGKYYNYTIVGVYEYHDTGYSSGTSQKDIQTGAYIPYKTATRQLRDSARITSFDVLTKAGADPTQLSFDLTDYMNENFYKNNDAYEIYAYSMKAELKEMENMLNTQKMAFMAVGAISLLVGGIGVMNIMIVSITERTREIGTRKALGATNGYIRLQFITEAVVVCFIGGIIGVILGIVFGIAASNLMNYQGSPSVTGIAACLLFSIVFGVFFGYYPAGKAAKLNPIEALRYE, from the coding sequence ATGATATTAGAAAATATAAAGCTGTCTCTTTCAGCTCTTTATGCCAATAAATTAAGAACATGTCTTACGATGCTGGGAATAGTGATAGGTATAGCTTCTATGATAGCTATCATGACAGTAAGTGATGCTATGAATAAGTCTACTATGAATTCCATGGGAGATATGGGTGCCAATGTAGTTAGCGTATTCCTCACTCAGAAAGCTGATGAGAACGGAGAATACGATGAGAATGTCCGCGCTATGAAAGACAAGGACTACGTTTCGAGCCAGATGCTTGAAGGCATCCGGAAGACTTTTGGCAGCAGTATAAGTGGCATCTCCATATCTGCAGAAGTAGGCAGCGTGAAAGTCACTGATAAGAAGAACTATGCCAATATAACCCTTATTGGAAGCAATGCCACAGGTATCAAAAAGAACAATCTTACAATGCTTGCAGGAAGAAGTTTTGTATCAAAAGACTATGAAGATGGCAAAAAAGTCATCCTTGTGAGCGATAAATATGTTCAGAATATGTTCAGTGGTGATAATGAAGGCGCCCTTGGGCAGAATGTCGAAGTTGTTATAAACGGCAAATACTACAACTATACTATCGTAGGAGTATATGAATATCATGATACCGGATATAGCAGCGGCACCAGCCAAAAGGACATCCAGACAGGTGCATATATTCCGTATAAGACAGCTACAAGGCAGCTTCGTGACAGCGCCAGGATCACAAGCTTTGATGTTCTGACCAAGGCCGGAGCTGACCCGACTCAGCTATCCTTCGATCTTACTGATTATATGAACGAGAACTTCTATAAAAACAATGATGCTTATGAAATCTATGCTTATAGCATGAAGGCTGAGCTTAAAGAAATGGAGAATATGCTTAATACTCAGAAGATGGCCTTCATGGCAGTTGGCGCCATATCTTTACTGGTAGGCGGAATCGGCGTTATGAACATCATGATCGTATCTATTACAGAGAGAACCAGAGAGATAGGCACCAGAAAAGCTCTTGGAGCTACCAATGGTTATATAAGGCTTCAGTTCATTACAGAAGCAGTAGTCGTATGTTTTATCGGCGGAATAATCGGTGTGATACTGGGTATTGTATTTGGAATAGCTGCATCAAATCTCATGAACTATCAGGGAAGCCCGTCGGTAACAGGTATCGCCGCATGTCTACTCTTCTCTATAGTATTCGGAGTGTTCTTTGGATATTATCCGGCAGGCAAGGCTGCAAAGCTCAATCCTATTGAAGCGTTGCGGTATGAATGA
- a CDS encoding ABC transporter ATP-binding protein has protein sequence MSDIMIDARGIIKRFNIGKENELEILHGVDLKVRKGEFVSVVGQSGSGKSTLMNIIGILDKPTKGSYILDGIDIAKAKDNQLCAIRNQKIGFVFQTYNLIPRTSALKNVELPMLYAGVKARERKEKAMELLELVGMGERTDHKPDELSGGQKQRVAIARALVNDPAIILADEPTGALDSATGRAVMDLFHKLNEEKGITIVFITHSNELAEETGRILTLRDGMIIGERQGTNQNSYVKAASNF, from the coding sequence ATGAGTGATATTATGATCGATGCAAGAGGCATCATTAAAAGATTTAATATTGGTAAAGAAAATGAGCTTGAGATACTACATGGAGTTGATCTTAAAGTCAGAAAAGGTGAGTTTGTATCCGTAGTAGGTCAGTCAGGATCCGGCAAATCTACTCTTATGAATATAATAGGTATACTGGATAAGCCTACGAAGGGCTCCTATATACTTGACGGAATTGATATAGCCAAGGCCAAAGACAATCAGCTATGTGCAATACGTAATCAAAAGATCGGTTTTGTATTCCAGACTTACAACCTGATCCCCAGAACGAGCGCTCTTAAGAACGTGGAACTTCCCATGCTCTATGCAGGAGTCAAGGCAAGAGAGAGAAAAGAAAAGGCCATGGAACTGTTAGAACTTGTAGGAATGGGCGAAAGGACAGATCATAAGCCTGATGAGCTTTCAGGTGGTCAGAAACAGAGAGTTGCTATAGCAAGAGCTCTTGTCAATGATCCAGCCATAATCCTTGCCGATGAGCCAACAGGAGCTTTGGATAGCGCGACCGGAAGGGCTGTCATGGATCTTTTTCACAAATTAAACGAAGAAAAAGGGATAACCATAGTCTTCATCACTCACTCTAATGAACTGGCAGAAGAGACAGGGAGAATCCTGACACTTCGTGATGGAATGATCATAGGCGAAAGACAGGGAACTAATCAAAATTCCTATGTTAAGGCAGCAAGTAACTTTTGA